In the Acropora muricata isolate sample 2 chromosome 10, ASM3666990v1, whole genome shotgun sequence genome, one interval contains:
- the LOC136931977 gene encoding uncharacterized protein isoform X5, with amino-acid sequence MWRFQSLAAVGLLLALLLLQGTLGNKAAGLRKLFLDTDPLEEMSENGTPLFEQNEGVLFSSASAASSQMPVPTAALPSASLASSAMLVVTPALSSECYNYAVLNQFNRAITYRGARRFCDGRLSGWYRFVGKAGSKMPHSCVTGRRCGTNGPGWLVGRHPSVSEGVARRRVCFADSRGGWYYRSCCRWSTYISVRNCGTFFVYKLRRPRTCNIRYCGDGIPPKPRPSLASSRMLVVTPALSSECYNYAVLNQFNRAITYRGARRFCDGRLSGWYRFVGKAGSKMPHSCVSGRRCGTNGPGWLVGRHPSVSEGVARRRVCFADSRGGWYYRSCCRWSTYISVRNCGTFFVYKLRRPRTCNIRYCGDGIPPKPRPSVASSQVLVPTPALSSASLASSQMLVVTPALSSECYNYAVLDQSNRAITYRGARRFCDGRLSGWYRFVGKAGSKMPHSCVSGRRCGTNGPGWLVGRHPSVSEGVARRRVCFAGSRTWFYRSSCCRWSTYISVRNCGTFFVYKLRRPPTCNLRYCGDGIPPKPRPSIASSQVLVPTPALSSASLASSQMLVVTPALSSECYNYAVLDQSNRAITYRGASHFCDSRLSGWYRFVGKAGSKMPHSCVSERRCGTNGPGWLVGRHPSVSEGVARRRVCFGGSRGWFYRSSCCRWSTYISVRNCGTFFVYKLRRPPTCNLRYCGDGIPPKPRPFIASSQVLIPTPALSSASSQMVVVTPALPSASLASSQMLVVTPALSSASLPSSQGLVSTLALSSGRASLASSQMLGVVTPALSSASIVSSQMLVPTPALPLTLASSSAVLLHTSSLSADTSKGVFLSCLRNTMMVRIPRDRLPSHLDSIQLHLNDPRCGALHVDKKNVLLRTSLTGCGTIWRFIDGKNSFHNNVVISSGNKRSIVRVPFRCSYSRYGLPGVGSRGN; translated from the exons ATGTGGCGTTTCCAATCACTGGCTGCTGTCGGGTTACTTCTCGCTTTGTTATTATTACAAG GGACTCTTGGTAATAAGGCCGCTGGGCTGAGAAAACTTTTTCTAGACACAG ACCCTTTGGAAGAGATGAGTGAAAATGGCACGCCCCTCTTTGAGCAAAATGAAG GTGTGTTATTTTCATCAG CATCTGCAGCTTCAAGTCAAATGCCCGTCCCAACAGCAGCTTTGCCATCGG CATCTTTAGCTTCAAGTGCAATGCTCGTAGTAACACCGGCTTTGTCATCGG AATGCTACAATTATGCAGTCCTCAATCAATTCAACAGAGCAATAACCTACCGAGGTGCCCGTCGCTTCTGCGATGGTCGACTATCCGGTTGGTACAGATTTGTCGGCAAAGCTGGAAGCAAAATGCCTCACTCGTGCGTTACTGGGCGACGTTGTGGAACTAATGGGCCCGGGTGGTTAGTTGGTCGCCACCCTTCAGTTTCTGAGGGAGTTGCACGGAGACGAGTTTGCTTTGCCGATTCCCGCGGTGGTTGGTACTATCGATCTTGTTGCCGATGGTCAACTTACATCTCCGTGCGCAACTGTGGAACATTCTTTGTTTACAAACTGCGTCGCCCACGCACCTGCAATATACGTTACTGTGGCGATGGAATACCTCCAAAACCCCGAC CATCTTTAGCTTCAAGTCGAATGCTCGTAGTAACACCGGCTTTGTCTTCGG AATGCTACAATTATGCAGTCCTCAATCAATTCAACAGAGCAATAACCTACCGAGGTGCCCGTCGCTTCTGCGATGGTCGACTATCCGGTTGGTACAGATTTGTCGGCAAAGCTGGAAGCAAAATGCCTCACTCGTGCGTTTCTGGGCGACGCTGTGGAACTAATGGGCCCGGGTGGCTAGTTGGTCGCCACCCTTCAGTTTCTGAGGGAGTTGCTCGGAGACGAGTTTGCTTTGCCGATTCCCGCGGTGGTTGGTACTATCGATCTTGTTGCCGATGGTCAACTTACATCTCCGTGCGCAACTGTGGAACATTCTTTGTTTACAAACTGCGTCGCCCACGCACCTGCAATATACGTTACTGTGGCGATGGAATACCTCCAAAACCCCGAC CATCTGTAGCTTCAAGTCAAGTGCTCGTCCCAACACCAGCTTTGTCATCGG CATCTTTAGCTTCAAGTCAAATGCTCGTAGTAACACCGGCTTTGTCTTCGG AATGCTACAATTATGCAGTCCTCGATCAATCCAACAGAGCAATAACCTACCGAGGTGCCCGTCGCTTCTGCGATGGTCGACTATCCGGTTGGTACAGATTTGTCGGCAAAGCTGGAAGCAAAATGCCTCACTCGTGCGTTTCTGGGCGACGCTGTGGAACTAATGGGCCCGGGTGGCTAGTTGGTCGCCACCCTTCAGTTTCTGAGGGAGTTGCTCGGAGACGAGTTTGCTTTGCCGGTTCTCGTACTTGGTTTTATCGATCTTCTTGTTGCCGATGGTCAACTTACATCTCCGTGCGCAACTGTGGAACATTCTTTGTTTACAAACTGCGTCGCCCACCCACCTGCAATTTACGTTACTGTGGCGATGGAATACCTCCAAAACCCCGAC CATCTATAGCTTCAAGTCAAGTGCTCGTCCCAACACCAGCTTTGTCATCGG CATCTTTAGCTTCAAGTCAAATGCTCGTAGTAACACCGGCTTTGTCTTCGG AATGCTACAATTATGCAGTCCTCGATCAATCCAACAGAGCAATAACCTACCGAGGTGCCTCTCATTTCTGCGATAGTCGACTATCCGGTTGGTACAGATTTGTCGGCAAAGCTGGAAGCAAAATGCCTCACTCGTGCGTTTCTGAGCGACGCTGTGGAACTAATGGGCCCGGGTGGCTAGTTGGTCGCCACCCTTCAGTTTCTGAGGGAGTTGCTCGGAGACGAGTTTGCTTTGGCGGTTCCCGTGGTTGGTTTTATCGATCTTCTTGTTGCCGATGGTCAACTTACATCTCCGTGCGCAACTGTGGAACATTCTTTGTTTACAAACTGCGTCGCCCACCCACCTGCAATTTACGTTACTGTGGCGATGGAATACCTCCAAAACCCCGAC CATTTATAGCTTCAAGTCAAGTGCTCATCCCTACACCTGCTTTGTCATCGG CTTCAAGTCAAATGGTCGTAGTAACACCAGCTTTGCCATCGG CATCTTTAGCTTCAAGTCAAATGCTCGTAGTAACACCGGCGTTGTCTTCGG CATCTTTACCTTCAAGCCAAGGGCTCGTCTCAACACTAGCTTTGTCATCGGGCCGGG CATCTTTAGCTTCAAGTCAAATGCTCGGCGTAGTAACACCGGCTTTGTCATCGG CATCTATAGTTTCAAGTCAAATGCTCGTCCCAACACCGGCTTTGCCATTGA CGTTGGCTTCTTCTAGTGCTGTTCTTTTACACACTTCTTCTTTGTCTGCTG ATACCAGTAAAGGGGTTTTCCTCTCGTGCTTGCGAAATACAATGATGGTAAGGATACCACGAGACCGTCTACCTTCCCACTTGGACTCGATTCAGCTTCATCTGAACGATCCCAGATGTGGCGCCTTACACGTCGATAAGAAAAATGTCCTGCTGAGAACTTCATTAACGGGCTGTGGTACGATCTGGAG
- the LOC136931977 gene encoding uncharacterized protein isoform X4 produces the protein MWRFQSLAAVGLLLALLLLQGTLGNKAAGLRKLFLDTDPLEEMSENGTPLFEQNEASAASSQMPVPTAALPSASLASSAMLVVTPALSSAVAVVSGASSSIVNPKPALPSECYNYAVLNQFNRAITYRGARRFCDGRLSGWYRFVGKAGSKMPHSCVTGRRCGTNGPGWLVGRHPSVSEGVARRRVCFADSRGGWYYRSCCRWSTYISVRNCGTFFVYKLRRPRTCNIRYCGDGIPPKPRPSLASSRMLVVTPALSSECYNYAVLNQFNRAITYRGARRFCDGRLSGWYRFVGKAGSKMPHSCVSGRRCGTNGPGWLVGRHPSVSEGVARRRVCFADSRGGWYYRSCCRWSTYISVRNCGTFFVYKLRRPRTCNIRYCGDGIPPKPRPSVASSQVLVPTPALSSASLASSQMLVVTPALSSECYNYAVLDQSNRAITYRGARRFCDGRLSGWYRFVGKAGSKMPHSCVSGRRCGTNGPGWLVGRHPSVSEGVARRRVCFAGSRTWFYRSSCCRWSTYISVRNCGTFFVYKLRRPPTCNLRYCGDGIPPKPRPSIASSQVLVPTPALSSASLASSQMLVVTPALSSECYNYAVLDQSNRAITYRGASHFCDSRLSGWYRFVGKAGSKMPHSCVSERRCGTNGPGWLVGRHPSVSEGVARRRVCFGGSRGWFYRSSCCRWSTYISVRNCGTFFVYKLRRPPTCNLRYCGDGIPPKPRPFIASSQVLIPTPALSSASSQMVVVTPALPSASLASSQMLVVTPALSSASLPSSQGLVSTLALSSGRASLASSQMLGVVTPALSSASIVSSQMLVPTPALPLTLASSSAVLLHTSSLSADTSKGVFLSCLRNTMMVRIPRDRLPSHLDSIQLHLNDPRCGALHVDKKNVLLRTSLTGCGTIWRFIDGKNSFHNNVVISSGNKRSIVRVPFRCSYSRYGLPGVGSRGN, from the exons ATGTGGCGTTTCCAATCACTGGCTGCTGTCGGGTTACTTCTCGCTTTGTTATTATTACAAG GGACTCTTGGTAATAAGGCCGCTGGGCTGAGAAAACTTTTTCTAGACACAG ACCCTTTGGAAGAGATGAGTGAAAATGGCACGCCCCTCTTTGAGCAAAATGAAG CATCTGCAGCTTCAAGTCAAATGCCCGTCCCAACAGCAGCTTTGCCATCGG CATCTTTAGCTTCAAGTGCAATGCTCGTAGTAACACCGGCTTTGTCATCGG CGGTTGCTGTCGTTTCGGGTGCCTCATCGTCCATTGTGAACCCTAAACCTGCACTTCCCTCAG AATGCTACAATTATGCAGTCCTCAATCAATTCAACAGAGCAATAACCTACCGAGGTGCCCGTCGCTTCTGCGATGGTCGACTATCCGGTTGGTACAGATTTGTCGGCAAAGCTGGAAGCAAAATGCCTCACTCGTGCGTTACTGGGCGACGTTGTGGAACTAATGGGCCCGGGTGGTTAGTTGGTCGCCACCCTTCAGTTTCTGAGGGAGTTGCACGGAGACGAGTTTGCTTTGCCGATTCCCGCGGTGGTTGGTACTATCGATCTTGTTGCCGATGGTCAACTTACATCTCCGTGCGCAACTGTGGAACATTCTTTGTTTACAAACTGCGTCGCCCACGCACCTGCAATATACGTTACTGTGGCGATGGAATACCTCCAAAACCCCGAC CATCTTTAGCTTCAAGTCGAATGCTCGTAGTAACACCGGCTTTGTCTTCGG AATGCTACAATTATGCAGTCCTCAATCAATTCAACAGAGCAATAACCTACCGAGGTGCCCGTCGCTTCTGCGATGGTCGACTATCCGGTTGGTACAGATTTGTCGGCAAAGCTGGAAGCAAAATGCCTCACTCGTGCGTTTCTGGGCGACGCTGTGGAACTAATGGGCCCGGGTGGCTAGTTGGTCGCCACCCTTCAGTTTCTGAGGGAGTTGCTCGGAGACGAGTTTGCTTTGCCGATTCCCGCGGTGGTTGGTACTATCGATCTTGTTGCCGATGGTCAACTTACATCTCCGTGCGCAACTGTGGAACATTCTTTGTTTACAAACTGCGTCGCCCACGCACCTGCAATATACGTTACTGTGGCGATGGAATACCTCCAAAACCCCGAC CATCTGTAGCTTCAAGTCAAGTGCTCGTCCCAACACCAGCTTTGTCATCGG CATCTTTAGCTTCAAGTCAAATGCTCGTAGTAACACCGGCTTTGTCTTCGG AATGCTACAATTATGCAGTCCTCGATCAATCCAACAGAGCAATAACCTACCGAGGTGCCCGTCGCTTCTGCGATGGTCGACTATCCGGTTGGTACAGATTTGTCGGCAAAGCTGGAAGCAAAATGCCTCACTCGTGCGTTTCTGGGCGACGCTGTGGAACTAATGGGCCCGGGTGGCTAGTTGGTCGCCACCCTTCAGTTTCTGAGGGAGTTGCTCGGAGACGAGTTTGCTTTGCCGGTTCTCGTACTTGGTTTTATCGATCTTCTTGTTGCCGATGGTCAACTTACATCTCCGTGCGCAACTGTGGAACATTCTTTGTTTACAAACTGCGTCGCCCACCCACCTGCAATTTACGTTACTGTGGCGATGGAATACCTCCAAAACCCCGAC CATCTATAGCTTCAAGTCAAGTGCTCGTCCCAACACCAGCTTTGTCATCGG CATCTTTAGCTTCAAGTCAAATGCTCGTAGTAACACCGGCTTTGTCTTCGG AATGCTACAATTATGCAGTCCTCGATCAATCCAACAGAGCAATAACCTACCGAGGTGCCTCTCATTTCTGCGATAGTCGACTATCCGGTTGGTACAGATTTGTCGGCAAAGCTGGAAGCAAAATGCCTCACTCGTGCGTTTCTGAGCGACGCTGTGGAACTAATGGGCCCGGGTGGCTAGTTGGTCGCCACCCTTCAGTTTCTGAGGGAGTTGCTCGGAGACGAGTTTGCTTTGGCGGTTCCCGTGGTTGGTTTTATCGATCTTCTTGTTGCCGATGGTCAACTTACATCTCCGTGCGCAACTGTGGAACATTCTTTGTTTACAAACTGCGTCGCCCACCCACCTGCAATTTACGTTACTGTGGCGATGGAATACCTCCAAAACCCCGAC CATTTATAGCTTCAAGTCAAGTGCTCATCCCTACACCTGCTTTGTCATCGG CTTCAAGTCAAATGGTCGTAGTAACACCAGCTTTGCCATCGG CATCTTTAGCTTCAAGTCAAATGCTCGTAGTAACACCGGCGTTGTCTTCGG CATCTTTACCTTCAAGCCAAGGGCTCGTCTCAACACTAGCTTTGTCATCGGGCCGGG CATCTTTAGCTTCAAGTCAAATGCTCGGCGTAGTAACACCGGCTTTGTCATCGG CATCTATAGTTTCAAGTCAAATGCTCGTCCCAACACCGGCTTTGCCATTGA CGTTGGCTTCTTCTAGTGCTGTTCTTTTACACACTTCTTCTTTGTCTGCTG ATACCAGTAAAGGGGTTTTCCTCTCGTGCTTGCGAAATACAATGATGGTAAGGATACCACGAGACCGTCTACCTTCCCACTTGGACTCGATTCAGCTTCATCTGAACGATCCCAGATGTGGCGCCTTACACGTCGATAAGAAAAATGTCCTGCTGAGAACTTCATTAACGGGCTGTGGTACGATCTGGAG
- the LOC136931977 gene encoding uncharacterized protein isoform X6, with protein sequence MWRFQSLAAVGLLLALLLLQGTLGNKAAGLRKLFLDTDPLEEMSENGTPLFEQNEASAASSQMPVPTAALPSASLASSAMLVVTPALSSECYNYAVLNQFNRAITYRGARRFCDGRLSGWYRFVGKAGSKMPHSCVTGRRCGTNGPGWLVGRHPSVSEGVARRRVCFADSRGGWYYRSCCRWSTYISVRNCGTFFVYKLRRPRTCNIRYCGDGIPPKPRPSLASSRMLVVTPALSSECYNYAVLNQFNRAITYRGARRFCDGRLSGWYRFVGKAGSKMPHSCVSGRRCGTNGPGWLVGRHPSVSEGVARRRVCFADSRGGWYYRSCCRWSTYISVRNCGTFFVYKLRRPRTCNIRYCGDGIPPKPRPSVASSQVLVPTPALSSASLASSQMLVVTPALSSECYNYAVLDQSNRAITYRGARRFCDGRLSGWYRFVGKAGSKMPHSCVSGRRCGTNGPGWLVGRHPSVSEGVARRRVCFAGSRTWFYRSSCCRWSTYISVRNCGTFFVYKLRRPPTCNLRYCGDGIPPKPRPSIASSQVLVPTPALSSASLASSQMLVVTPALSSECYNYAVLDQSNRAITYRGASHFCDSRLSGWYRFVGKAGSKMPHSCVSERRCGTNGPGWLVGRHPSVSEGVARRRVCFGGSRGWFYRSSCCRWSTYISVRNCGTFFVYKLRRPPTCNLRYCGDGIPPKPRPFIASSQVLIPTPALSSASSQMVVVTPALPSASLASSQMLVVTPALSSASLPSSQGLVSTLALSSGRASLASSQMLGVVTPALSSASIVSSQMLVPTPALPLTLASSSAVLLHTSSLSADTSKGVFLSCLRNTMMVRIPRDRLPSHLDSIQLHLNDPRCGALHVDKKNVLLRTSLTGCGTIWRFIDGKNSFHNNVVISSGNKRSIVRVPFRCSYSRYGLPGVGSRGN encoded by the exons ATGTGGCGTTTCCAATCACTGGCTGCTGTCGGGTTACTTCTCGCTTTGTTATTATTACAAG GGACTCTTGGTAATAAGGCCGCTGGGCTGAGAAAACTTTTTCTAGACACAG ACCCTTTGGAAGAGATGAGTGAAAATGGCACGCCCCTCTTTGAGCAAAATGAAG CATCTGCAGCTTCAAGTCAAATGCCCGTCCCAACAGCAGCTTTGCCATCGG CATCTTTAGCTTCAAGTGCAATGCTCGTAGTAACACCGGCTTTGTCATCGG AATGCTACAATTATGCAGTCCTCAATCAATTCAACAGAGCAATAACCTACCGAGGTGCCCGTCGCTTCTGCGATGGTCGACTATCCGGTTGGTACAGATTTGTCGGCAAAGCTGGAAGCAAAATGCCTCACTCGTGCGTTACTGGGCGACGTTGTGGAACTAATGGGCCCGGGTGGTTAGTTGGTCGCCACCCTTCAGTTTCTGAGGGAGTTGCACGGAGACGAGTTTGCTTTGCCGATTCCCGCGGTGGTTGGTACTATCGATCTTGTTGCCGATGGTCAACTTACATCTCCGTGCGCAACTGTGGAACATTCTTTGTTTACAAACTGCGTCGCCCACGCACCTGCAATATACGTTACTGTGGCGATGGAATACCTCCAAAACCCCGAC CATCTTTAGCTTCAAGTCGAATGCTCGTAGTAACACCGGCTTTGTCTTCGG AATGCTACAATTATGCAGTCCTCAATCAATTCAACAGAGCAATAACCTACCGAGGTGCCCGTCGCTTCTGCGATGGTCGACTATCCGGTTGGTACAGATTTGTCGGCAAAGCTGGAAGCAAAATGCCTCACTCGTGCGTTTCTGGGCGACGCTGTGGAACTAATGGGCCCGGGTGGCTAGTTGGTCGCCACCCTTCAGTTTCTGAGGGAGTTGCTCGGAGACGAGTTTGCTTTGCCGATTCCCGCGGTGGTTGGTACTATCGATCTTGTTGCCGATGGTCAACTTACATCTCCGTGCGCAACTGTGGAACATTCTTTGTTTACAAACTGCGTCGCCCACGCACCTGCAATATACGTTACTGTGGCGATGGAATACCTCCAAAACCCCGAC CATCTGTAGCTTCAAGTCAAGTGCTCGTCCCAACACCAGCTTTGTCATCGG CATCTTTAGCTTCAAGTCAAATGCTCGTAGTAACACCGGCTTTGTCTTCGG AATGCTACAATTATGCAGTCCTCGATCAATCCAACAGAGCAATAACCTACCGAGGTGCCCGTCGCTTCTGCGATGGTCGACTATCCGGTTGGTACAGATTTGTCGGCAAAGCTGGAAGCAAAATGCCTCACTCGTGCGTTTCTGGGCGACGCTGTGGAACTAATGGGCCCGGGTGGCTAGTTGGTCGCCACCCTTCAGTTTCTGAGGGAGTTGCTCGGAGACGAGTTTGCTTTGCCGGTTCTCGTACTTGGTTTTATCGATCTTCTTGTTGCCGATGGTCAACTTACATCTCCGTGCGCAACTGTGGAACATTCTTTGTTTACAAACTGCGTCGCCCACCCACCTGCAATTTACGTTACTGTGGCGATGGAATACCTCCAAAACCCCGAC CATCTATAGCTTCAAGTCAAGTGCTCGTCCCAACACCAGCTTTGTCATCGG CATCTTTAGCTTCAAGTCAAATGCTCGTAGTAACACCGGCTTTGTCTTCGG AATGCTACAATTATGCAGTCCTCGATCAATCCAACAGAGCAATAACCTACCGAGGTGCCTCTCATTTCTGCGATAGTCGACTATCCGGTTGGTACAGATTTGTCGGCAAAGCTGGAAGCAAAATGCCTCACTCGTGCGTTTCTGAGCGACGCTGTGGAACTAATGGGCCCGGGTGGCTAGTTGGTCGCCACCCTTCAGTTTCTGAGGGAGTTGCTCGGAGACGAGTTTGCTTTGGCGGTTCCCGTGGTTGGTTTTATCGATCTTCTTGTTGCCGATGGTCAACTTACATCTCCGTGCGCAACTGTGGAACATTCTTTGTTTACAAACTGCGTCGCCCACCCACCTGCAATTTACGTTACTGTGGCGATGGAATACCTCCAAAACCCCGAC CATTTATAGCTTCAAGTCAAGTGCTCATCCCTACACCTGCTTTGTCATCGG CTTCAAGTCAAATGGTCGTAGTAACACCAGCTTTGCCATCGG CATCTTTAGCTTCAAGTCAAATGCTCGTAGTAACACCGGCGTTGTCTTCGG CATCTTTACCTTCAAGCCAAGGGCTCGTCTCAACACTAGCTTTGTCATCGGGCCGGG CATCTTTAGCTTCAAGTCAAATGCTCGGCGTAGTAACACCGGCTTTGTCATCGG CATCTATAGTTTCAAGTCAAATGCTCGTCCCAACACCGGCTTTGCCATTGA CGTTGGCTTCTTCTAGTGCTGTTCTTTTACACACTTCTTCTTTGTCTGCTG ATACCAGTAAAGGGGTTTTCCTCTCGTGCTTGCGAAATACAATGATGGTAAGGATACCACGAGACCGTCTACCTTCCCACTTGGACTCGATTCAGCTTCATCTGAACGATCCCAGATGTGGCGCCTTACACGTCGATAAGAAAAATGTCCTGCTGAGAACTTCATTAACGGGCTGTGGTACGATCTGGAG
- the LOC136931977 gene encoding uncharacterized protein isoform X2: MWRFQSLAAVGLLLALLLLQGTLGNKAAGLRKLFLDTDPLEEMSENGTPLFEQNEGVLFSSASAASSQMPVPTAALPSASLASSAMLVVTPALSSAVAVVSGASSSIVNPKPALPSECYNYAVLNQFNRAITYRGARRFCDGRLSGWYRFVGKAGSKMPHSCVTGRRCGTNGPGWLVGRHPSVSEGVARRRVCFADSRGGWYYRSCCRWSTYISVRNCGTFFVYKLRRPRTCNIRYCGDGIPPKPRPSSRMLVVTPALSSECYNYAVLNQFNRAITYRGARRFCDGRLSGWYRFVGKAGSKMPHSCVSGRRCGTNGPGWLVGRHPSVSEGVARRRVCFADSRGGWYYRSCCRWSTYISVRNCGTFFVYKLRRPRTCNIRYCGDGIPPKPRPSVASSQVLVPTPALSSASLASSQMLVVTPALSSECYNYAVLDQSNRAITYRGARRFCDGRLSGWYRFVGKAGSKMPHSCVSGRRCGTNGPGWLVGRHPSVSEGVARRRVCFAGSRTWFYRSSCCRWSTYISVRNCGTFFVYKLRRPPTCNLRYCGDGIPPKPRPSIASSQVLVPTPALSSASLASSQMLVVTPALSSECYNYAVLDQSNRAITYRGASHFCDSRLSGWYRFVGKAGSKMPHSCVSERRCGTNGPGWLVGRHPSVSEGVARRRVCFGGSRGWFYRSSCCRWSTYISVRNCGTFFVYKLRRPPTCNLRYCGDGIPPKPRPFIASSQVLIPTPALSSASSQMVVVTPALPSASLASSQMLVVTPALSSASLPSSQGLVSTLALSSGRASLASSQMLGVVTPALSSASIVSSQMLVPTPALPLTLASSSAVLLHTSSLSADTSKGVFLSCLRNTMMVRIPRDRLPSHLDSIQLHLNDPRCGALHVDKKNVLLRTSLTGCGTIWRFIDGKNSFHNNVVISSGNKRSIVRVPFRCSYSRYGLPGVGSRGN; this comes from the exons ATGTGGCGTTTCCAATCACTGGCTGCTGTCGGGTTACTTCTCGCTTTGTTATTATTACAAG GGACTCTTGGTAATAAGGCCGCTGGGCTGAGAAAACTTTTTCTAGACACAG ACCCTTTGGAAGAGATGAGTGAAAATGGCACGCCCCTCTTTGAGCAAAATGAAG GTGTGTTATTTTCATCAG CATCTGCAGCTTCAAGTCAAATGCCCGTCCCAACAGCAGCTTTGCCATCGG CATCTTTAGCTTCAAGTGCAATGCTCGTAGTAACACCGGCTTTGTCATCGG CGGTTGCTGTCGTTTCGGGTGCCTCATCGTCCATTGTGAACCCTAAACCTGCACTTCCCTCAG AATGCTACAATTATGCAGTCCTCAATCAATTCAACAGAGCAATAACCTACCGAGGTGCCCGTCGCTTCTGCGATGGTCGACTATCCGGTTGGTACAGATTTGTCGGCAAAGCTGGAAGCAAAATGCCTCACTCGTGCGTTACTGGGCGACGTTGTGGAACTAATGGGCCCGGGTGGTTAGTTGGTCGCCACCCTTCAGTTTCTGAGGGAGTTGCACGGAGACGAGTTTGCTTTGCCGATTCCCGCGGTGGTTGGTACTATCGATCTTGTTGCCGATGGTCAACTTACATCTCCGTGCGCAACTGTGGAACATTCTTTGTTTACAAACTGCGTCGCCCACGCACCTGCAATATACGTTACTGTGGCGATGGAATACCTCCAAAACCCCGAC CTTCAAGTCGAATGCTCGTAGTAACACCGGCTTTGTCTTCGG AATGCTACAATTATGCAGTCCTCAATCAATTCAACAGAGCAATAACCTACCGAGGTGCCCGTCGCTTCTGCGATGGTCGACTATCCGGTTGGTACAGATTTGTCGGCAAAGCTGGAAGCAAAATGCCTCACTCGTGCGTTTCTGGGCGACGCTGTGGAACTAATGGGCCCGGGTGGCTAGTTGGTCGCCACCCTTCAGTTTCTGAGGGAGTTGCTCGGAGACGAGTTTGCTTTGCCGATTCCCGCGGTGGTTGGTACTATCGATCTTGTTGCCGATGGTCAACTTACATCTCCGTGCGCAACTGTGGAACATTCTTTGTTTACAAACTGCGTCGCCCACGCACCTGCAATATACGTTACTGTGGCGATGGAATACCTCCAAAACCCCGAC CATCTGTAGCTTCAAGTCAAGTGCTCGTCCCAACACCAGCTTTGTCATCGG CATCTTTAGCTTCAAGTCAAATGCTCGTAGTAACACCGGCTTTGTCTTCGG AATGCTACAATTATGCAGTCCTCGATCAATCCAACAGAGCAATAACCTACCGAGGTGCCCGTCGCTTCTGCGATGGTCGACTATCCGGTTGGTACAGATTTGTCGGCAAAGCTGGAAGCAAAATGCCTCACTCGTGCGTTTCTGGGCGACGCTGTGGAACTAATGGGCCCGGGTGGCTAGTTGGTCGCCACCCTTCAGTTTCTGAGGGAGTTGCTCGGAGACGAGTTTGCTTTGCCGGTTCTCGTACTTGGTTTTATCGATCTTCTTGTTGCCGATGGTCAACTTACATCTCCGTGCGCAACTGTGGAACATTCTTTGTTTACAAACTGCGTCGCCCACCCACCTGCAATTTACGTTACTGTGGCGATGGAATACCTCCAAAACCCCGAC CATCTATAGCTTCAAGTCAAGTGCTCGTCCCAACACCAGCTTTGTCATCGG CATCTTTAGCTTCAAGTCAAATGCTCGTAGTAACACCGGCTTTGTCTTCGG AATGCTACAATTATGCAGTCCTCGATCAATCCAACAGAGCAATAACCTACCGAGGTGCCTCTCATTTCTGCGATAGTCGACTATCCGGTTGGTACAGATTTGTCGGCAAAGCTGGAAGCAAAATGCCTCACTCGTGCGTTTCTGAGCGACGCTGTGGAACTAATGGGCCCGGGTGGCTAGTTGGTCGCCACCCTTCAGTTTCTGAGGGAGTTGCTCGGAGACGAGTTTGCTTTGGCGGTTCCCGTGGTTGGTTTTATCGATCTTCTTGTTGCCGATGGTCAACTTACATCTCCGTGCGCAACTGTGGAACATTCTTTGTTTACAAACTGCGTCGCCCACCCACCTGCAATTTACGTTACTGTGGCGATGGAATACCTCCAAAACCCCGAC CATTTATAGCTTCAAGTCAAGTGCTCATCCCTACACCTGCTTTGTCATCGG CTTCAAGTCAAATGGTCGTAGTAACACCAGCTTTGCCATCGG CATCTTTAGCTTCAAGTCAAATGCTCGTAGTAACACCGGCGTTGTCTTCGG CATCTTTACCTTCAAGCCAAGGGCTCGTCTCAACACTAGCTTTGTCATCGGGCCGGG CATCTTTAGCTTCAAGTCAAATGCTCGGCGTAGTAACACCGGCTTTGTCATCGG CATCTATAGTTTCAAGTCAAATGCTCGTCCCAACACCGGCTTTGCCATTGA CGTTGGCTTCTTCTAGTGCTGTTCTTTTACACACTTCTTCTTTGTCTGCTG ATACCAGTAAAGGGGTTTTCCTCTCGTGCTTGCGAAATACAATGATGGTAAGGATACCACGAGACCGTCTACCTTCCCACTTGGACTCGATTCAGCTTCATCTGAACGATCCCAGATGTGGCGCCTTACACGTCGATAAGAAAAATGTCCTGCTGAGAACTTCATTAACGGGCTGTGGTACGATCTGGAG